Genomic segment of Lagopus muta isolate bLagMut1 chromosome 3, bLagMut1 primary, whole genome shotgun sequence:
CTGGTTTCAGCAGCTTTTAATGGCATTTCTAAACAAAGTATACTGGCTCAGGAAGACATCCTGTTACTTTATGTGCCTACTTTTGGGGTAGGaagactttccttttctgagtCAAAATGCTAGTAGTGTTTACATGCTCCTGTTACTTTTATAAATGAATTCATTTCATTGAAAATTCTTAAgttaaataaatgcttattGATTTAAAAGGTTATATAGAATTACATTACATTCATGGTGTCTCAACACTGTATAAAGATAATAAATCTAGGTAGTCCAGGACCACACTTGAGTAACAGAGGCCCAGTTTGTCCTGTCAGGTGCTGATTTGAGCTTGAAAGGTTACAGATTAGTTTAGCAATGTTAAGTGAACTGGCAAAGGCATCTCTAATTTTGCTGGAAATGAGGAAGCTTGATGGTAAAGGGGAATCCTAATGAGTCCATCGAAAGCTTGCTTTGTAGCCAACAGACAAGGTGCTGTGAATTGTATGAAAATATTGGAAATCAATGGCTTCTATGGAATTTCATTAAGAAGCAGTATCCACAATTGATAGCACCTCATAATTTGATGGATTGTGCTCAGAAAATGATTAGTTAGGTAGAAAGAGTCATAGAATACACACACTGGGACCTCTGAAATGTTGAAGTGGGGCAAtttgtacaaaataaaaaatattgattttacTTATGTGcaaaatttttaaatgtaggCAGAGTTGTCTTGCAAGTCATTGGCTGATACGATCTTTTGATTTTCTAGCAGTCCCGGGGGAAGGAGCAGACGATGGTGACAGCGGGAACGAAAGCAGGAGCGGAAGTGAAGAAACCAATGTTTGTGAGAAGTGCTGTGCGGAGTTCTTCAAGTGGACGGACTTCCTGGAGCACAAGAAGAGCTGCACAAAAAACCCCCTGGTGCTGATCGTGAATGAAGATGAGGCAGCTCCGCCGCCCGCTGAGGAGTTCCCCGAGCCCTCACCTGCTAGCTCTCCCAGTGACCAGGCAGAGAGTGAAGCTGCTGAGGAAGGTGTCCAGCCGGAAAACAGCGAGAGCTCTGAAGTGAAGAGCAcggaaaaggaagaagagccaATGGAGGTAGAAACTGCGGAGAAAAGTTTCCAGAATCAAGGCACCTCAAACACAGCTACTCCTCTACCTCAGCTCCCTGAACCGTCGCCTATGACAAGCTATGCCATGCCAAACACGAACGTCACATTGGAGACTCTGCTGAGCACTAAAGTGGCGGTCGCACAGTTCTCGCAGAGCGCACGGTCAGCCGCCTCCGCCAGCATCAGCAGCGGGGTGACGGCTGTGGCCATCCCCATGATCCTGGAGCAGCTCatggccctgcagcagcagcagatccaccagctgcagctgatTGAGCAGATCCGCAGCCAGGTGGCCATGATGAACCGGCAGCCCTTGCGGCCGGCCCTTAACCCAGTGGTGGCTGCACCAGGAGTGGTGGGGCAAGCCTCAAACCAGCTGCAGGGCTTTGCCACGAGCGCTGCCATCCAGCTCACCGCCGTCCTTCCTCCCGCCATCATGGGACAGGCTGCTGGTGCTCAGCCCCCTGCCTTCGACGGCTCTCAGCACGTCTCAAGACCTACGTCTGGAGCGAGCACACCCAATATATCCAGCAGTGGCTCCTCTGCCCCTCCAGAATCTAGCGTACCCTGCTCTTCTAATGCGATTACATCTGTAACACCTGTTTCAGTGTCAAACACGAGTATCAGTGCTTCGCAGCCCCAGAATGCTTCAACTCCACCTTCCATAGGACATGGAAGCCTCGCCTCGATTTCTAACCTGCCAAACCCACTTCTACCTCAGACTTCCTCAAATAGTGTGATCTTCCCTAATCCTCTTGTTAGCATCGCAGCAACAGCTAATGCACTAGATCCTCTGTCTGCCCTCATGAAGCACCGCAAAGGGAAGCCACCAAATGTGTCAGTGTTCGAGCCCAAGTCAAGCTCCGAGGATCccttttttaaacacaaatgcCGATTTTGTGCCAAGGTCTTTGGAAGTGACAGTGCTTTACAAATCCACCTCCGCTCGCACACAGGGGAAAGACCTTTTAAATGCAACATATGTGGAAATCGCTTTTCCACAAAAGGCAACCTGAAAGTTCATTTTCAGAGGCATAAAGAGAAATATCCCCACATTCAGATGAATCCCTATCCTGTTCCAGAATACCTCGATAATGTGCCCACTTGTTCTGGTATCCCATACGGGATGTCGCTGCCCCCTGAAAAGCCGGTCACAACGTGGTTAGACAGCAAACCTGTTCTGCCGACCATTCCAACTTCCATTGGGCTCCAGCTGCCCCCCACGATCCCTGGTGTGAACAGTTACGGAGATTCTCCAAGCATCACTCCCATGAGCAGGTCACCTCAGAGGCCTTCTCCTGCTTCCAGCGAATGCACTTCCTTATCTCCAAGCCTCAACACATCTGAGTCAGGTGTCCCAGTGTCTGCTGAATCCCCGCAGCCCGTTCAGAGCAGCTCGTCCCTGACCAAGGCAGAACCCATCAGTCTGCCTCCCGCAAGTACGCGGCTTGGGGACCACTCTGTAAGTGGACAAGTTTCCACAGCTTCCACGTCTTCAATTCCAACCATTGTTACGGACAGCAGTGTTTCGACAAGCCTCCCAAACCCTGTGCTTCCAACTATGTCTGACCAGTTTAAGGCAAAGTTTCCATTTGGTGGTCTGCTAGATTCTATGCAAACATCAGAAACCTCAAAACTACAGCAGCTAGTAGAGAACATTGATAAGAAGATGACAGATCCAAATCAATGCGTCATTTGTCACCGTGTGCTTAGTTGTCAGAGTGCTCTCAAGATGCATTACAGAACACATACAGGAGAAAGaccatttaaatgcaaaatttgtGGACGTGCCTTTACTACCAAAGGCAATCTAAAAACGCATTTTGGAGTTCATCGAGCAAAGCCACCACTTAGAGTACAGCACTCATGTCCCATTTGTCAGAAGAAATTTACAAATGCAGTTGTTCTTCAGCAGCATATTCGTATGCATATGGGTGGGCAGATTCCTAACACGCCATTACCAGAGGGCTTCCAGGATGCCATGGACTCAGAACTCTCCTATGACGAGAAGAACATTGACACGTTGAGCAACTTCGATGATGACATTGATGAAAATTCTATGGAAGAGGACCCAGAGTTAAAGGACATGGCAAGCGACTCAGCAAAACCCCTTATCTCTTACTCTGGGTCATGTCCTTCCTCACCGCCTTCTGTGATCTCCAGTATCGCTGCTTTGGAGaatcaaatgaaaatgattgATTCTGTCATGAACTGTCAGCAGCTGACCAGTTTAAAATCCATAGAAAACGGATCAGGGGAAAGTGACCATTTGAGCAATGACTCCTCATCGGCTGTTGGTGATCTCGAAAGCCAGagtgcaggcagccctgcaaTGTCAGAGTCTTCTTCCTCCATGCAAGCTTTGTCTCCTGTAAATAGTAACAGTGAAAGTTTTAGATCAAAGTCCCCAGGTCTCAGCAACCAGGAAGAACCACAAGAAATACAATTAAAGACTGAAAAACCAGACAGCCCACCACCTGCAACTGAAAATGGAGGCGCGTTAGATCTGACATCCACCAACCCTGGAAGACCGGTCATCAAAGAGGAGGCTCCTTTTAGCCTGCTGTTCCTGAACAGAGAACGTGGTAAGTTTAAAAGTACTGTTTGTAATATCTGTGGCAAGCCTTTTGCTTGTAAGAGTGCATTGGAAATTCACTACCGCAGCCATACTAAAGAACGTCCATTTGTTTGTACAGTCTGCAATCGTGGGTGTTCCACTATGGGTAATTTAAAACAGCACTTACTGACGCACAAATTAAAAGAGCTGCCTTCTCAGTTATTTGAACCCAACTTTACTCTAGGTCCCAGCCAAAGTACTCCTAGCCTGGTCACCAGTACAGCGCCTACCATGATCAAAATGGAAGTGAATGGTCACAGCAAGCCGATCTCTTTGGGTGAGGTTCCCTCGCTTCCAGCTGGAATCCAGGTTCCTGCTGCACCACAGACAGTGATGAGTCCGGGGATCACCCCCATGCTGGCACCCCCCCCTCGCCGCACTCCCAAGCAGCACAACTGTCAGTCTTGTGGGAAGACCTTCTCCTCAGCAAGCGCACTGCAGATACACGAGCGCACCCATACTGGTGAAAAACCGTTTGGTTGCACAATCTGTGGTAGAGCTTTTACCACAAAGGGGAATCTTAAGGTAAGAGGCCAAATGCAACTGTAAAGGCTTGGGGGGATTGAGGTACTGTACTTGAACTTGGCCGATTTTAGGGCTGAACGTGTGTcccagaaacaggaaaaaagggaGATTCAAGGCTCGTTGTATGCCGGTGTGTTTCATGCTTCTCCTGTGTTAAAGATAGGGACCGAAAAGAGGCTGTGCAAGGATGTGCTCTTTAAAACTGCTTCTGAGTGTATGCACACGTACACAGTGTGTTTTGTCTGACAATCATGATGTACAGACAGTCAGCTGGTATGCATGCTCTGGCAGTTCTTGtggaacagcactgaaaaataagctCACTCTGAACCAGAAATGCAGAACTATCTCAGCAACTAGTGTGCCTGTCAcagatttccattttctgttctgctttgagGGCACTGCAGACTAGAAAGCAGTTTCCCACTGATTTACAGCAGGTCACTGCAGGACTCGTGCCTCCTATTCCCACAGTCTGGTTAACCACCAGGACACAGCCTGGGGAATACACTTTTAACTGTCCTGAAGTTcctgtttttaatattatatttaGCAAAACGATTGATGCATTTGATGTGAGATAAAATATTAAGAGAAAAGATGTTGAAAGGGAAAGGGCAGAAAAAATGCCATCTCCTAGTATGAGTAAAAGCACTTGGTAATCTTCACCATGAAGAATTTCCAGCTTGCATACGAGACTGTCCAAACCTAAAAGGATGCATACGCTTTGTTCTTTTGGTTACACTGAAAGATTATTACGGAGCTGGATTTTCCTTTGCACAGCTTGACCAGGCCTTAGAACCGTGTCTTAACTGGAATTGATTTGTTTCCAATGTGAActaaaagactttttttaaaaccagaatTAAAAGaccttttttaaaagcaagggGCTCAGCCCAGCCACTCAACTGGAAGATGCTAACGTGAGGGTGTTTCTTGTCCCATTTGCATTGCAGGTTCACATGGGAACGCACATGTGGAATAATGCACCTGCACGCCGTGGCCGTCGCCTCTCCGTGGAAAACCCCATGGCTTTGctgggtggtgatgcactgaagTTCTCTGAAATGTTCCAGAAGGATTTGGCAGCTCGGGCCATGAACGTTGACCCCAGTTTTTGGAACCAATATGCTGCAGCTATCACAAATGGACTTGCCATGAAGAACAATGAGATTTCTGTCATACAGAACGGAGGCATTCCCCAGCTTCCAGTAAGTCTTGGTGGAGGTGCCATCCCACCTCTAAGCAACCTTACCAGTGGCATGGACAAAGCTCGCACAGGCAGCAGCCCTCCCATTGTTGGTTTGGACAAAGCAAGTTCTGAAACTGGAGCCAGTCGTCCTTTCACCAGATTTATTGAGGATAATAAAGAGATTGGCATAAATTAAAAGCATTCGTTACGAATAACTGTTGGACCACTACTCAACGCA
This window contains:
- the SALL3 gene encoding sal-like protein 3 isoform X1; this encodes MSRRKQAKPQHLKSDEELQAEVVSEHAVPGEGADDGDSGNESRSGSEETNVCEKCCAEFFKWTDFLEHKKSCTKNPLVLIVNEDEAAPPPAEEFPEPSPASSPSDQAESEAAEEGVQPENSESSEVKSTEKEEEPMEVETAEKSFQNQGTSNTATPLPQLPEPSPMTSYAMPNTNVTLETLLSTKVAVAQFSQSARSAASASISSGVTAVAIPMILEQLMALQQQQIHQLQLIEQIRSQVAMMNRQPLRPALNPVVAAPGVVGQASNQLQGFATSAAIQLTAVLPPAIMGQAAGAQPPAFDGSQHVSRPTSGASTPNISSSGSSAPPESSVPCSSNAITSVTPVSVSNTSISASQPQNASTPPSIGHGSLASISNLPNPLLPQTSSNSVIFPNPLVSIAATANALDPLSALMKHRKGKPPNVSVFEPKSSSEDPFFKHKCRFCAKVFGSDSALQIHLRSHTGERPFKCNICGNRFSTKGNLKVHFQRHKEKYPHIQMNPYPVPEYLDNVPTCSGIPYGMSLPPEKPVTTWLDSKPVLPTIPTSIGLQLPPTIPGVNSYGDSPSITPMSRSPQRPSPASSECTSLSPSLNTSESGVPVSAESPQPVQSSSSLTKAEPISLPPASTRLGDHSVSGQVSTASTSSIPTIVTDSSVSTSLPNPVLPTMSDQFKAKFPFGGLLDSMQTSETSKLQQLVENIDKKMTDPNQCVICHRVLSCQSALKMHYRTHTGERPFKCKICGRAFTTKGNLKTHFGVHRAKPPLRVQHSCPICQKKFTNAVVLQQHIRMHMGGQIPNTPLPEGFQDAMDSELSYDEKNIDTLSNFDDDIDENSMEEDPELKDMASDSAKPLISYSGSCPSSPPSVISSIAALENQMKMIDSVMNCQQLTSLKSIENGSGESDHLSNDSSSAVGDLESQSAGSPAMSESSSSMQALSPVNSNSESFRSKSPGLSNQEEPQEIQLKTEKPDSPPPATENGGALDLTSTNPGRPVIKEEAPFSLLFLNRERGPSQSTPSLVTSTAPTMIKMEVNGHSKPISLGEVPSLPAGIQVPAAPQTVMSPGITPMLAPPPRRTPKQHNCQSCGKTFSSASALQIHERTHTGEKPFGCTICGRAFTTKGNLKVHMGTHMWNNAPARRGRRLSVENPMALLGGDALKFSEMFQKDLAARAMNVDPSFWNQYAAAITNGLAMKNNEISVIQNGGIPQLPVSLGGGAIPPLSNLTSGMDKARTGSSPPIVGLDKASSETGASRPFTRFIEDNKEIGIN
- the SALL3 gene encoding sal-like protein 3 isoform X3, which codes for MSRRKQAKPQHLKSDEELQAEVVSEHAVPGEGADDGDSGNESRSGSEETNVCEKCCAEFFKWTDFLEHKKSCTKNPLVLIVNEDEAAPPPAEEFPEPSPASSPSDQAESEAAEEGVQPENSESSEVKSTEKEEEPMEVETAEKSFQNQGTSNTATPLPQLPEPSPMTSYAMPNTNVTLETLLSTKVAVAQFSQSARSAASASISSGVTAVAIPMILEQLMALQQQQIHQLQLIEQIRSQVAMMNRQPLRPALNPVVAAPGVVGQASNQLQGFATSAAIQLTAVLPPAIMGQAAGAQPPAFDGSQHVSRPTSGASTPNISSSGSSAPPESSVPCSSNAITSVTPVSVSNTSISASQPQNASTPPSIGHGSLASISNLPNPLLPQTSSNSVIFPNPLVSIAATANALDPLSALMKHRKGKPPNVSVFEPKSSSEDPFFKHKCRFCAKVFGSDSALQIHLRSHTGERPFKCNICGNRFSTKGNLKVHFQRHKEKYPHIQMNPYPVPEYLDNVPTCSGIPYGMSLPPEKPVTTWLDSKPVLPTIPTSIGLQLPPTIPGVNSYGDSPSITPMSRSPQRPSPASSECTSLSPSLNTSESGVPVSAESPQPVQSSSSLTKAEPISLPPASTRLGDHSVSGQVSTASTSSIPTIVTDSSVSTSLPNPVLPTMSDQFKAKFPFGGLLDSMQTSETSKLQQLVENIDKKMTDPNQCVICHRVLSCQSALKMHYRTHTGERPFKCKICGRAFTTKGNLKTHFGVHRAKPPLRVQHSCPICQKKFTNAVVLQQHIRMHMGGQIPNTPLPEGFQDAMDSELSYDEKNIDTLSNFDDDIDENSMEEDPELKDMASDSAKPLISYSGSCPSSPPSVISSIAALENQMKMIDSVMNCQQLTSLKSIENGSGESDHLSNDSSSAVGDLESQSAGSPAMSESSSSMQALSPVNSNSESFRSKSPGLSNQEEPQEIQLKTEKPDSPPPATENGGALDLTSTNPGRPVIKEEAPFSLLFLNRERGSHGNAHVE
- the SALL3 gene encoding sal-like protein 3 isoform X2, giving the protein MSRRKQAKPQHLKSDEELQAEVVSEHVPGEGADDGDSGNESRSGSEETNVCEKCCAEFFKWTDFLEHKKSCTKNPLVLIVNEDEAAPPPAEEFPEPSPASSPSDQAESEAAEEGVQPENSESSEVKSTEKEEEPMEVETAEKSFQNQGTSNTATPLPQLPEPSPMTSYAMPNTNVTLETLLSTKVAVAQFSQSARSAASASISSGVTAVAIPMILEQLMALQQQQIHQLQLIEQIRSQVAMMNRQPLRPALNPVVAAPGVVGQASNQLQGFATSAAIQLTAVLPPAIMGQAAGAQPPAFDGSQHVSRPTSGASTPNISSSGSSAPPESSVPCSSNAITSVTPVSVSNTSISASQPQNASTPPSIGHGSLASISNLPNPLLPQTSSNSVIFPNPLVSIAATANALDPLSALMKHRKGKPPNVSVFEPKSSSEDPFFKHKCRFCAKVFGSDSALQIHLRSHTGERPFKCNICGNRFSTKGNLKVHFQRHKEKYPHIQMNPYPVPEYLDNVPTCSGIPYGMSLPPEKPVTTWLDSKPVLPTIPTSIGLQLPPTIPGVNSYGDSPSITPMSRSPQRPSPASSECTSLSPSLNTSESGVPVSAESPQPVQSSSSLTKAEPISLPPASTRLGDHSVSGQVSTASTSSIPTIVTDSSVSTSLPNPVLPTMSDQFKAKFPFGGLLDSMQTSETSKLQQLVENIDKKMTDPNQCVICHRVLSCQSALKMHYRTHTGERPFKCKICGRAFTTKGNLKTHFGVHRAKPPLRVQHSCPICQKKFTNAVVLQQHIRMHMGGQIPNTPLPEGFQDAMDSELSYDEKNIDTLSNFDDDIDENSMEEDPELKDMASDSAKPLISYSGSCPSSPPSVISSIAALENQMKMIDSVMNCQQLTSLKSIENGSGESDHLSNDSSSAVGDLESQSAGSPAMSESSSSMQALSPVNSNSESFRSKSPGLSNQEEPQEIQLKTEKPDSPPPATENGGALDLTSTNPGRPVIKEEAPFSLLFLNRERGPSQSTPSLVTSTAPTMIKMEVNGHSKPISLGEVPSLPAGIQVPAAPQTVMSPGITPMLAPPPRRTPKQHNCQSCGKTFSSASALQIHERTHTGEKPFGCTICGRAFTTKGNLKVHMGTHMWNNAPARRGRRLSVENPMALLGGDALKFSEMFQKDLAARAMNVDPSFWNQYAAAITNGLAMKNNEISVIQNGGIPQLPVSLGGGAIPPLSNLTSGMDKARTGSSPPIVGLDKASSETGASRPFTRFIEDNKEIGIN